gaggcttttttgtgcgtcttgacatgatacatgtccccagaaaatttcgtgcatgtaggttgaacgtgaacgaggggctaattttttccaattttctaggtggcgctagcgagtcattttgcaacgcccatgtgcgaaacttgtagaatacgaaatttttcaccggttctgacatgtttgcaaattttggtgagttttcgagtatgtttaggccatgtcagttgagcctactttgcagaaaaaagaaatatatatataatccgagcaaattcaatagggacctcacacggtcgtgctcgggccctaaatatgtaaatgtaaagatacactgagcctaagtgctcgaACAGAAACTAACTCACACACTGGTAgaacacttcaacatgcagcctggaggagccggggattgaaccaccgacattccgattaacgggcaacccgctctaccccctgagccacagtcacCCTACAGGAACAGGAGTTATTGAACTTCAGGGCTTCCTGtacctgtgtgtttgtaaagGAGGTGGTCTCCTCACCTTTGCAAGGCGGGGGACGGTGCTGGGTGACTCCATGTGTCCAAGCTGACCAGAGCTGTTACTTCCCCATGAAAACACCTGGAAGACAGAGGCCCTTTTTTATGTCATCAAACTCCACAGTGAAGTCTACATTTGGCCAAATAAACACAAGGATAGAAATGGAAAAGGAAAACTGGTTGGAAACAATTGTTTCTGGAGTGTAAAATACTGTGGTGGTAATGCTGTGTAGCTAGTAAAAGGACTGAAGCCTCTGACTGACCTGAGACTGAGCAGTCAGAGCGAGGGAATGATGAGCGCCGGCCGCCACCAGCACCACCTCCTTATTGTTCAGACTCTTGATGCACAGCGGCTGTAATCTGCAAAAAGACACATCACACCACTGTCATAGATGATTAACATCTTTTAGTGGCCCACAACAGCTTGTGTATACCTTTATAACctttaaaacctcttttacaAGTGAGACCTACTCAATACAGGGTCAGATAGCAGGATCAAACAGATAACCAAGCAACAATAAGAACCAATCACAACAACATCATTAGgtacaacagaaaacacagcacaacaagTCTCCACAACAACATTTTATACAACACCGAGacacagcacaacaacacaacatttaGATATTACATAATACCCTACATAGTACtgttcacaaaaacaacagtattaGATCATACAGTTAATAAACAGTTAAGTGGTAATGGAATTGGCAAAGAAGCTGCAGTTAGCGGTGACCACCTcctttattctgtgtttaaaatcaTTTAGAGAGATGAGGGATTGAAGTTTGAGCTTGGTCTGCACATCATTCCAAGACCAAGGGCCATAACAGAACAGGCTTAGCTTTCCAGCCTCTGTTCTGATAGCAGGCACTTTGAACTGTAGCCACTTATGTGACCTGAGATTATGACGGCtttgaaaagttaaaaatgtcctGATTAAATAAATTGGAAGTTTACCTAAAATTATCTtataaatttaaaacaacacttcATTACATTTAACTGCTTTTATGCTTGTATGCAAAAACGTCAATGAAGTTCTAAGACAATTATTCCTGTATTGGGCTGAATATAAGCAATAACCTTTCTGTAGGTCGTATTCAAGGACTACACAATTATGCATATTACAGTTTGAATGAATGTAGTCTCAGACCCTTCCTTGGTCTCATGCTCTCATTTCTGTTGTGCTGTTATTgttttgtgaattttattcTTTGCGCAGTGCAGAAACAGAGTCACTGACAGATGCAGTGCAGCGAACCTTCCTCCTACCTGTCCAGAGTGTCTCCATGTCCCAGCTGTCCGTGCTCGCAACGGCCCCAACTCCACACCTCCGTCTGCAGGGTGGGAAAAGCCTCCTGGGCCTCGGCAACTGCCCCTCCTATCGGGGTGAGGGCGACTGCACGCGTCCTCGAACGGCCAACTTTCTTCAGCAGCCGTGGGGACACTGTGGGtgcacagacaaaacaagactgaaaaacaaaactgtatttcttaattattttcctttttcaggATGATCCACTGTGAACACACATTTCGggattataatttttttttttgcacatacTCTATATTGTGAACATTCCTTTCTCAATATTTCTAGATGTTCCatcctgtttgttttaataataataataataaattttatttataggcgcctctctgaacacacaaggtcgcctcacaaaacataaaacagtacagcaataaatttataaaattttacattgcataaaatcagggtacataACAACTGTAAACAAAGATCGCTGTGACCTAATAAATAGTGGTCACGTGGtgccagtttaaaaagatgtgttttaaatttaaaagctaCAGATACATTtgacatattttttaaatacacttctCATATTTCTTACTGTAAACGTATATTTATGACTTGACTTTTACAgtacttgtttttattcttttcatttctctcaCTATGTTTATTGTAGTGAAAGACCGATCAATCGGCCGATGTATAATCCTAAATGCAGCTCTAATCTAACAGCATTACTGACCAGCGTTACAAATATAAATGGTTATACTGcagagaataatgcagctgaatgatgtcacaaactgtaccccactctcccttTAACACCAGCCAGAACTCAATGTACATTTCATCCATTGATTAAATTTCTAAAACAACAGGTTACTGGCTGAGataacatgtacagtatatcggATTGTACTCTtcatggaataatggaattacaCATGACTTTGTTTTAGGTTATTGTTATGTACCAAAATACCAGGACAAATTATTAGATGTGAGAAACtattagaaataaataaacctgaatCAGATTTTCATCAGTGTTGTAGTTAATGAAGTGTGGAAATGTTGACATGTTTTCAAGGCAAGCCTTGAACCTGAATGAATCTCAGGTGCAAAGTTCAGCAGAAGAAATCAATGTGTGTTATCAAAACAAAGCCGCACAGAGACAGCAGTGACGTTCAGCTCATATCAGCCAGGTCAAGTCAAACACATGCCAGCAAACAAACGATGAGGAGAAGCCTGcaggcagcagacagacaaacactgagATGTGGAGGGAGACAGGACTCGTTTCCCAgcacttttgtattttaacataATTCTAATAGCTATATTTATTGATAATGTTAATGCATGTGACACACTTATATctattgtaaacaaacaaggtTTTCATCAAAACGTTCACTTAAACAGACCCTTGTCAGAGAAGAATGCAGGGTAGGGTTGCAACAGCATGACATTTTCACGGTGCGATAAATAATACTCATCCACTGTTAGTTTGTGACCACTTTGATCAGTGTTGATTTGGCTGTACCTGAAATGAGGGTATATTTCAttctgtgatttgttttgtaattCTCTATTTATTGTTACTAGAAGATTAAAAATCTGTTTCTTAACTGAAAAATGGTTGAGGACCACTGACTTTAGACTCATTCTGACTTGATGGTGAACTCTAAAAACACTACCTTTAACAAGAGACTAGGCCTGGGCGAAAAATCGATTGAATGAATTAATTCGAATTTTTTGTTGCGggcgatttaaaaaataagtaaatcgAGTTTTTGTGTAATAGCACATTTTTGGCTCCCCGGGGTTTCCGTAGTGTTCGTTTCCCATAGCGACAACATCATACActaaacagcaacagcaagcGACAAAATGGCTACCGGTGAGAGCGGGAAGTTTGTTCCCAAGAAAGGAATAAAGTCATCTGTTGTTTGGAACTGGTATGGGTTTGCTGCGACAGATGTGGAACAACAGACACCACGCTGCAACATTTGCCTAAAGCCTATCGCAGTGAAAGGCAGCAGCACCACAAACCTATTCCAACACCTGAAACAGA
The sequence above is drawn from the Micropterus dolomieu isolate WLL.071019.BEF.003 ecotype Adirondacks unplaced genomic scaffold, ASM2129224v1 contig_1446, whole genome shotgun sequence genome and encodes:
- the LOC123964269 gene encoding alsin-like, which encodes SPRLLKKVGRSRTRAVALTPIGGAVAEAQEAFPTLQTEVWSWGRCEHGQLGHGDTLDRLQPLCIKSLNNKEVVLVAAGAHHSLALTAQSQVFSWGSNSSGQLGHMESPSTVPRLAK